The Gemmobacter aquarius genome contains the following window.
TTGCAGTGCCATGTCCCACGGAAAGAAGATCCAGGTGTCCTGGCTGACCTCGGTCACGTAGGTGTCGACCTGCGGCTTGCCGTGGGGTTTGGCGTAGACGGTGGCGAACTGCGCCTTGGGGTAGAGGCGGCGGACGAGTTCGAGGGTTTTGCCGGAATCGACCAGATCGTCGACGATCAGGATGCCGGTGCCATCGCCCATCAGGTCTTCCTGCGGGGATTTGGTCACGCGGGATTCGGTCTGGGTCTGGTGGTTGTAGGATTTGACGCTGATCGTATCGACCACGCGGATGTCGAGTTCGCGGCTGACGATCATGGCGGGGACCAGACCGCCGCGCGTGATGCCGACGACGGCCTTCCACGCGCCGTTCTCGCCGGGGCCTTTGCCGTCGAGGCGCCATGCCAGCGCAC
Protein-coding sequences here:
- the gpt gene encoding xanthine phosphoribosyltransferase; translated protein: MNDRLPHEKGFHVSWDQLHRDARALAWRLDGKGPGENGAWKAVVGITRGGLVPAMIVSRELDIRVVDTISVKSYNHQTQTESRVTKSPQEDLMGDGTGILIVDDLVDSGKTLELVRRLYPKAQFATVYAKPHGKPQVDTYVTEVSQDTWIFFPWDMALQYVQPFRGTD